The following are encoded together in the Campylobacter devanensis genome:
- a CDS encoding RecB-like helicase yields MKFENYLCLEASAGSGKTFALSVRYIALLLKGNHPRKILALTFTNKAANEMKHRITDTFCNLDSSECDGERNAICELLGKSKEEILALRDKFMADFLSSELKISTFDSFFATILRQFSLNLGLMPDFNSLNDNSIEVKNEFKRLLNSNSMMSKVAKYLYYTNSKENALFEKLALLSQTKFDKFDAPWPNPKNAMDRYNALCDVALKLSSDGNYVKNFNKNLSLNEIVEKAVVKDKDMKKKYFDKVKDNAEFNAARDEFISALKEYYIALEKYEISQISYFVDLYKKAIANVNRRENSLSFADITNWVNELLTSKNKQNIDMLYFRLDAKIRHILIDEFQDTDIKQYEILEPLIAESLSGIGQSGLGSFFYVGDIKQSIYRFRGGQSELFNKLKEDFSQIKAQSLDKNYRSDKEIVEYVNNRFKDKYPHYIDQIPNSKENGYVRVIKFDREKYLEAIYDSIKKLEDNRIEHKDMAILCWKNSDIYNIKDYLEDKGLEVSTQTTNNLIKSANVAAVVAFLKYSIFGDRIYLNAQYEITKTKKAKLELKSDASVAQTLKFIAKYLELEPCDIDLLKLYEISSKYSDIYDFAFNIDNDQTTSAKNSQKGITIMTVHKSKGLQFDHVIVLDYIGKENSQKDKFLMEYNLGTNSWDIRLANKVFEYLGDADYTKLQDRQKELDRKEVINKIYVALTRAKHSLIILAKDNPNGNNISYFTEYESNGKTVEYLNLDECKLGIIEPNSDKKQEPKSQITHLKPFEKIAPQEILTSDKPKESLNLDSIYFGKALHYYLESIDFADFNSLKIAQNCLYNKFGAFIDQDGLKDIKDRVDRLLNNPQFLEIIKDKRLYQEQDIGFNGALKRIDLLCVNNDEIEIIDYKSSLKNSDEHKEQVREYLDILSQIYPQKKLKASIVYILHDKIQISKL; encoded by the coding sequence ATGAAATTTGAAAATTATTTGTGCTTAGAAGCGAGTGCGGGAAGTGGCAAGACATTTGCTCTATCAGTTCGCTATATCGCTCTATTATTAAAAGGCAATCACCCAAGAAAAATCCTAGCCCTAACATTCACAAACAAAGCCGCAAACGAGATGAAGCACAGGATCACAGATACATTTTGTAATTTAGATTCAAGCGAGTGCGATGGCGAGAGAAATGCGATTTGTGAGCTTTTAGGTAAATCAAAAGAAGAGATTTTGGCACTTAGAGATAAATTTATGGCTGATTTTTTATCAAGTGAGTTAAAGATATCTACATTTGACTCCTTTTTTGCTACGATTCTTAGGCAGTTTAGCTTAAATTTAGGTCTTATGCCAGATTTTAACTCTCTTAATGATAATAGCATTGAGGTTAAAAATGAGTTTAAAAGGCTCTTAAACTCAAATTCAATGATGAGTAAAGTAGCAAAATATCTATATTATACAAATAGCAAAGAAAATGCCCTTTTTGAAAAGCTCGCTCTACTCTCACAAACTAAATTTGATAAATTCGATGCTCCATGGCCAAACCCTAAAAACGCAATGGATAGATATAATGCCCTATGTGATGTGGCATTAAAATTGAGTAGTGATGGTAATTATGTGAAGAATTTTAATAAAAATTTAAGCTTAAACGAGATAGTTGAAAAAGCGGTTGTAAAAGATAAAGATATGAAAAAAAAATATTTTGATAAAGTGAAAGACAACGCCGAATTTAACGCCGCTAGAGATGAGTTTATAAGTGCTCTAAAAGAGTATTATATAGCTCTTGAGAAATATGAAATATCTCAAATTTCATATTTTGTGGATCTCTATAAAAAGGCAATTGCCAATGTAAATCGCCGTGAAAATAGCCTAAGTTTTGCCGATATCACAAATTGGGTTAATGAGCTTCTAACTAGCAAAAACAAGCAAAATATCGATATGCTATATTTTCGCCTTGATGCTAAGATTAGGCATATTTTGATTGATGAGTTTCAAGATACTGATATCAAGCAGTATGAGATACTAGAACCACTCATAGCTGAAAGTCTCTCTGGCATAGGTCAAAGCGGTCTTGGGAGCTTTTTTTATGTTGGTGATATAAAGCAGAGTATTTATAGATTTCGTGGGGGTCAAAGTGAGCTATTTAATAAGCTCAAAGAGGATTTTTCACAGATAAAAGCTCAAAGCCTAGATAAAAATTATCGCAGTGATAAAGAGATAGTAGAATATGTAAATAATAGATTTAAAGACAAATATCCACACTACATAGACCAAATTCCAAATAGCAAAGAAAATGGCTATGTGAGGGTTATTAAATTTGATAGAGAAAAATATTTAGAGGCGATTTATGATAGCATAAAAAAACTCGAAGATAACCGCATAGAACATAAAGATATGGCGATACTTTGTTGGAAAAATAGTGATATTTATAATATCAAAGACTATTTAGAAGATAAAGGCTTAGAAGTATCTACCCAAACTACAAATAATCTTATCAAAAGTGCCAATGTAGCGGCGGTGGTGGCATTTTTGAAATACTCTATTTTTGGTGATAGGATATATCTAAACGCCCAATATGAGATAACTAAAACCAAAAAAGCCAAACTAGAGTTAAAAAGCGATGCTAGCGTAGCTCAAACTCTTAAATTCATCGCTAAATACCTTGAGCTTGAGCCTTGCGATATTGATTTATTGAAACTATATGAGATTAGTAGCAAATATAGCGATATATATGACTTTGCTTTTAATATCGATAACGACCAGACAACTAGCGCTAAAAATAGCCAAAAAGGCATAACGATAATGACCGTTCATAAGAGCAAAGGGCTGCAATTTGACCATGTCATCGTGCTTGATTATATAGGAAAAGAAAATAGCCAAAAAGATAAATTTTTAATGGAGTATAATCTAGGCACAAATAGCTGGGATATAAGGTTAGCTAATAAGGTGTTTGAGTATTTGGGCGATGCGGATTATACCAAGCTTCAAGATAGACAAAAAGAGCTTGATAGAAAAGAGGTTATAAATAAAATTTATGTAGCATTAACCAGGGCTAAACATAGCTTAATAATCTTAGCCAAAGATAATCCAAATGGCAACAATATCTCATATTTTACTGAGTATGAATCAAATGGCAAAACGGTGGAATATCTAAATTTAGATGAATGCAAATTAGGGATTATCGAACCAAATAGCGACAAAAAGCAAGAGCCCAAGTCGCAAATAACCCATCTTAAACCATTTGAAAAGATTGCGCCACAAGAGATTTTAACCAGCGATAAGCCAAAAGAGAGCTTAAATTTGGATTCTATCTACTTTGGCAAGGCACTGCATTATTACCTTGAGAGCATTGATTTTGCTGATTTTAACTCACTTAAAATCGCTCAAAATTGCTTGTATAATAAATTTGGAGCATTTATCGACCAAGATGGCTTAAAAGATATTAAAGATAGAGTTGATAGGCTTTTAAATAACCCGCAATTTTTAGAAATTATAAAAGATAAAAGATTATATCAAGAGCAAGATATCGGATTTAATGGGGCGTTAAAACGCATCGATTTATTATGCGTAAATAACGATGAAATCGAGATAATAGACTATAAAAGCTCTCTTAAAAATAGCGATGAGCATAAAGAGCAAGTCAGAGAATATCTAGATATTTTATCTCAAATTTACCCACAAAAAAAGCTAAAAGCTAGTATAGTTTATATACTACATGACAAAATTCAAATTTCAAAGCTCTAA
- the rplM gene encoding 50S ribosomal protein L13: protein MTKITKPNEVKRDWIVLDASGKRFGRLLTEAATLLRGKHKPGFSPNVDCGDYVIIINASKAEFTGANKAEEKLYHRHSGYFGSVKSEKFGDLLANKPEKLYKLAVRGMLPKTKLGKEMLKKLKIYAGSEHPHTAQIAKEGK, encoded by the coding sequence ATGACAAAGATAACAAAGCCAAATGAAGTAAAGCGTGATTGGATCGTTCTTGATGCTTCTGGAAAGAGATTTGGTAGATTGCTAACTGAAGCTGCTACACTACTTCGTGGCAAACATAAGCCAGGATTTAGCCCAAATGTTGATTGCGGAGATTATGTAATCATCATCAATGCTAGCAAGGCAGAATTCACAGGTGCGAATAAAGCTGAAGAGAAACTTTATCACAGACATTCAGGCTATTTTGGTAGCGTAAAAAGCGAAAAATTTGGTGATTTACTAGCTAATAAACCTGAAAAGCTTTATAAATTAGCAGTCCGTGGTATGCTACCTAAGACAAAATTAGGCAAAGAGATGCTTAAAAAATTAAAAATCTATGCTGGTAGTGAGCATCCGCACACTGCACAAATAGCTAAAGAAGGAAAATAA
- the rpsI gene encoding 30S ribosomal protein S9 encodes MATTYATGKRKTAVAKVWVKPGSGKITVNGMDLNTWLGGHEAIKLKVVQPLLVTKQETSMDITATTLGGGYSAQAEALRHGISRALASIDATFRAALKPQGLLTRDSRVVERKKYGRRKARRSPQFSKR; translated from the coding sequence ATGGCAACAACATACGCAACAGGTAAGAGAAAAACAGCAGTTGCTAAAGTTTGGGTAAAACCAGGTAGCGGCAAAATCACAGTAAATGGTATGGATCTAAATACTTGGCTTGGCGGACACGAAGCTATAAAGCTTAAAGTAGTTCAACCATTATTAGTAACAAAACAAGAAACTTCTATGGATATCACAGCTACGACTTTAGGCGGTGGGTATTCAGCTCAAGCAGAGGCTTTAAGACACGGAATTTCAAGAGCTTTAGCTTCTATCGACGCAACATTTAGAGCAGCTCTTAAACCACAAGGCCTTCTAACTCGTGATAGCCGTGTTGTAGAGCGTAAAAAATATGGCCGCAGAAAAGCAAGAAGAAGTCCGCAATTCTCAAAAAGATAA
- a CDS encoding OmpA family protein → MKKFILALCAASAIFASDRYELTIVGGYAHPEGTQGIDDQKLIGLRLGRNLDLSWLSQIELGFDYTPKATFEDKNGKEIGYDTRIARYYLNLVKDFALTDRFSVYALAGAGYQDLSKEANDANDDGFGQAGLGVKFKVVDNFAIKLEARDAINFKEGDSTFLYTLGFASSFGATKKSEPTITQEAPIAPQVVDGDDDNDGVLNSKDRCPNTPAGAVVDENGCQKLIRLNLHANFASDSATLSPKFVAKIEEVAKVLNMNSEYKVVLEGHTDSTGSEKYNQILSEKRAKAVADVLINMGVSKDRIQTIGYGELSPIATNKTKEGRAQNRRVDAKFSN, encoded by the coding sequence ATGAAAAAATTCATTTTAGCATTATGTGCGGCGTCAGCGATATTTGCAAGTGATAGATATGAATTAACCATAGTTGGTGGATATGCTCACCCAGAGGGCACTCAAGGTATTGATGACCAAAAGCTAATTGGTCTAAGATTAGGTAGAAATTTAGATCTATCTTGGCTTAGTCAAATTGAGCTTGGCTTTGATTATACTCCTAAGGCTACATTTGAAGACAAAAATGGCAAAGAAATTGGCTATGATACAAGAATTGCTAGATACTATTTAAATTTAGTAAAAGATTTTGCTTTAACTGATAGATTTTCTGTTTATGCCTTGGCCGGTGCTGGATATCAAGATCTAAGTAAAGAGGCAAATGATGCTAATGATGATGGATTTGGTCAAGCTGGTTTGGGGGTTAAATTTAAAGTAGTGGATAATTTTGCTATCAAATTAGAAGCAAGAGATGCTATTAACTTCAAAGAAGGAGATAGTACATTTTTATATACTTTAGGTTTTGCTAGTAGCTTTGGTGCTACCAAAAAATCCGAGCCTACCATAACTCAAGAAGCCCCTATCGCTCCACAAGTAGTAGATGGCGATGATGATAATGATGGAGTGTTAAATAGCAAAGATAGATGCCCTAATACCCCAGCAGGTGCCGTGGTGGATGAAAATGGCTGTCAAAAATTAATTAGATTAAATTTACATGCTAATTTCGCAAGTGATAGCGCAACTTTAAGCCCAAAATTTGTAGCTAAAATAGAAGAAGTTGCTAAAGTTTTAAATATGAATAGCGAGTATAAAGTTGTATTAGAAGGCCACACAGATTCTACAGGTTCAGAAAAATATAACCAAATTTTATCAGAAAAAAGAGCCAAAGCAGTAGCAGATGTGCTTATAAATATGGGTGTAAGCAAAGATAGAATCCAAACAATAGGCTATGGTGAGTTATCTCCAATCGCTACAAACAAAACCAAAGAGGGTAGAGCACAAAATCGCCGTGTTGATGCTAAATTTAGTAATTAA
- a CDS encoding mechanosensitive ion channel family protein, with amino-acid sequence MQIITDFDYTAILALCAKYSLRVIFSLLIFFIGKWIVWRICLIIERVIQKAKIDKLIASFIINSSKTIFLIIVIVAALANLGIDTTSFVAMLGAIGLGIGMAFKDSFGNIGAGILILFFRPFRIGDNIDIGGYNGVASELNLFSICLITGDGKSVIIPNKQVINSKIINFSLTPTRRVELLFSVDYKDDLRLAKDIILNIANQNELILKEPAPSVLVSALGAHSIDILVRFWVLNENYSTTQSAMLEGVKMAFDEAGISIPYPQLVTHHIYEKESEDDE; translated from the coding sequence ATGCAGATAATCACCGATTTTGATTATACGGCTATATTGGCACTTTGTGCTAAATATAGCCTTAGAGTTATATTTTCACTACTTATATTTTTTATTGGCAAGTGGATTGTTTGGCGAATTTGCCTTATTATAGAAAGAGTCATACAAAAAGCCAAAATAGATAAATTAATAGCCAGTTTTATTATAAATTCATCCAAAACAATATTTTTGATAATTGTCATTGTAGCAGCATTAGCAAATCTTGGTATCGATACGACCTCATTTGTAGCGATGCTTGGCGCTATCGGGCTTGGTATCGGTATGGCCTTTAAAGATTCATTTGGCAATATCGGAGCTGGGATTTTGATTCTATTTTTTAGGCCATTTAGGATAGGGGATAATATCGATATTGGTGGATATAACGGCGTAGCGAGTGAGTTAAATTTGTTTAGTATATGTCTAATAACTGGCGATGGCAAAAGCGTCATTATCCCAAATAAACAGGTCATAAATAGCAAAATTATAAATTTCTCACTAACACCAACCAGGCGAGTTGAGCTACTTTTTAGTGTGGATTATAAAGATGATTTAAGATTAGCTAAGGATATAATCTTAAATATCGCAAATCAAAATGAGTTAATCCTAAAAGAGCCCGCACCTAGCGTATTAGTAAGTGCTCTTGGGGCTCACAGCATTGATATATTAGTTAGATTTTGGGTGCTTAATGAAAATTATAGCACCACGCAGTCAGCTATGCTAGAAGGCGTTAAAATGGCATTTGACGAAGCTGGGATTAGTATCCCATATCCGCAACTTGTAACGCATCATATATATGAGAAAGAGAGCGAAGATGATGAATAA
- a CDS encoding HAD family hydrolase has translation MRKRAKMMNKPTILFDLDGTLIDSTEAIVNGFYKAFRSYNLTEPTKAQICSLVGHPLEYMFGSLGVKEHLIADFIAIYKDDYRQNYLAQTTLLPSGFEAVSKASEFANLGVVTTKTSLYSKNLLENLGILKYFSVVIGRDDVTHPKPNPEPILKALEAIGKSSKSYMIGDTPMDAKAAKSAGIFSIGVTCGYESRENLESICDYVCLDTLSAVEYIKISNS, from the coding sequence ATGAGAAAGAGAGCGAAGATGATGAATAAGCCTACTATTTTATTTGATCTTGATGGGACGCTTATTGACTCTACTGAAGCTATTGTAAATGGATTTTATAAGGCTTTTAGGAGTTATAATCTCACCGAGCCTACAAAGGCTCAAATTTGCTCATTAGTGGGGCATCCTTTGGAGTATATGTTTGGCTCACTTGGAGTTAAAGAGCATTTGATAGCTGATTTTATCGCTATTTACAAAGATGATTATAGGCAAAACTACCTAGCACAAACCACTCTTTTGCCCAGTGGATTTGAAGCAGTTAGCAAGGCTAGTGAATTTGCGAATTTAGGAGTAGTAACCACAAAAACCTCTTTATATTCTAAAAATTTGCTTGAAAACTTAGGAATTTTAAAATATTTTAGCGTTGTTATAGGGCGAGATGATGTAACCCATCCAAAGCCAAATCCTGAGCCGATTCTAAAGGCTTTAGAAGCGATCGGTAAGAGCTCAAAAAGCTATATGATAGGCGATACCCCAATGGATGCTAAAGCGGCTAAGAGTGCCGGTATTTTCAGTATTGGCGTAACTTGTGGATATGAGAGTAGAGAGAATTTAGAATCAATCTGTGATTATGTCTGCTTAGATACTTTAAGCGCTGTAGAGTATATCAAGATATCTAATTCATAA